CCAAATCGGGGCCATAGATTTTAATGCCCACCGGCGTGCGAATGCCGGTGGAAAGCATGTCGATGCGGGCCTTGATGGGCATGGTCCAAGCATTGACAAGCCCCGGCAAACACAAGGCCTCGTCCATTTCAGCGATCAATTCATCCCACTTTAGCGGCCGCTCCTCGGGCCATAACTTGCGGAGCGCCAGTTTAAGGCTCTCCGGGGCCCAATTGGAATACCATCTGGTTTGCGGCACTTTGCGCCATTCGCTTTGCGGTTTTAACTGCACCACTGTTTCAAACATTTCCAGCGGCGCGGGGTCGGTGGCCGTTTCAGCCTTGCCCGCCTTGCCATGGACAGTGAGGACTTCGGGGAATTGCTTGAGAATGCGGTCCTGGATTTGCATGAGACGGATGGCTTCAGTCATGGAAATGGTGGGGAGAGTGGTGGGCATGTAAAGAATGGTGCCTTCATTCAAGGGCGGCATGAATTCCGAGCCGAGCCGTTTGAAAATGGGAATACTGGAGGCCACGGCCGCCAGCGCGATGGTGATGGAGAGGAGGCGCCGCCGCATAAGAGCGCTGACCCATGGATAGTAAAGCCGGTGCAAAAGCCGGCTGACCGGGTGCCGGTATTCGGGAATCACCTTGGCGCCGGTCATTAACACGATCAAGGCGGGTCCCACGGTGAGGGAAAGAAAAGCGGCCCAGGCCATCGTGAAGGTTTTCGTGAAGGCCAAAGGCTTGAACAACCGTCCCTCTTGTCCTTCAAGGGTGAACACGGGGAGAAAACTGATAGTGATAATGAGCAGGGCAAAGAAAAGGGGTTTGCCCAGTTGTTTGCAGGCTCCGATGATGATTTCCTGTTTTTGCCTGCGCGTCAGCCCCGGGGGTGCGTGCTCAAGCTTCTTATGCACGTTTTCCACCATGACGACCGCCTCATCACAAATCGCTCCGATGGAAATGGCAATGCCGGCGAGTGACATGATGTTGGCGGTCAGCCCCATGAAATACATGGGAATGAAGGCCAGAGCAACGGCCAGCGGGAGGGTCACAATGGCACGGGCGGCCCCGCCAAAATCCAGCAGGAATACGATGACGATGAGGGAAACAATGAGACTTTCCTCAAGGAGCGTGCGCTGTAGCGTGGCAATGGCGCGACGGATCAGGTCGGAGCGATCATAGGTGATGACGATGTCCGCACCTTCAGGCAAAGACGGCTTGATCTCCTCGATTCGTTGTTTGACGCGCTCGATGACCTGAAGCACGTTTTGACCGTGGCGCACGACAACGATGCCACCCACGGTCTCGCCTTCACCGTTGAGGTCTCCGGCTCCGCGGCGCATCTCGGGACCAAGGGAAATGTTGGCCGCAACGTCACGCAGCAGAATGGGATTGCCACGGGCATCAACGCCGACCACCACCAGCCGCAAATCTTCAAGGTTTTGGATGTATCCCCTGCCCCGCACGAGATAAGTGGTGCCGTGGCGCTCCAATTCACGGCCGCCGACATCATTATTGGCGGCACGAATGGCTGCGACAATCCGGTCCAGCGGGAGATTGTAGGCGAGCAACCGGGCGGGGTCCAACTCGACCTGGTACTGTTTCTCGTAACCGCCGAAAGTGGCCACCTCCGCCACGCCTTCCACGCTTTGCAGCCAGTAGCGGAGATGCCAGTCCTGGAAGCTGCGCAATTCGGCAGCATCGTGTTTGCCGTGGCGATCAACCAGGGCGTATTGAAATCCCCACCCCACGCCTGAAGCATCAGGGCCAAGGGTGGGGGTTACCCCGGGGGGCATATTTCCAGCCAGGCCCTGGAGGTATTCGATGACCCGGGAACGCGCCCAGTAGATATCGGTTCCGTCGTCAAACACCACATAAACAAAGGAATACCCAAAGAAGGAATAACCGCGCACCACTTTGACCCGCGGAGCGCTGATCAGGCGGGTAACGATGGGATAAGTAATCTGGTCTTCCACCAAGTTGGGGCTGCGCCCCTCCCAACTGGTGTAAATAATCACCTGCGTGTCGGATAGATCGGGGATGGCATCCAATGGTGTGTTTTTGACACAATATACGCCTCCGACAAACAAGGCGCCCACCAGCAGAAAAACCATGAATTTGTTGCGCGCGCTCCATTCGATTATGCGCTCTATGAATGAGTCCTTGGGGGGCGCCAGCGGGGATCCCGAGGTGTTCATAGCCGTTGCTCCTGGTTCAATGTGCATGGCCTTTCGCGGTGTTGGTGGCAGGCATAACAGGGGCGGCCTCGGCCATCATGCCGGCTATTGCCGCCTTCAACTGGCTTTCAGAGTCAATCAGAAAGAGGGCGCGGGTGACCACACGTTCACCAGGACGCAGGCCTTCAAGAATTTCCCAATAATCATCGGTGCGCAGGCCCACTTTGACTTCGCGCGGTTCGAGGTGGCCGTCCTCCTGATCCACAAATACGACATGCCGCAGGCCGGTGTCCAGGACGGCGCCCGCCGGAGCAGTCAGGCGTCGCCCCAAGGGGATCACCACCTGCGCCTGCGCCCACATGCCGGGACGCAGCCGGTGCTGGGGATTCTCCATCTCAAGGCGCGCCTCACCGCGACGGGTTTGGGGGTCAATGTGCGGGTAAAGAAAAGTGATGGTGTTGGTGAACACCCTTCCGGGAAAAGCCGGAAAGTTGAGCCGTACCACCAATCCGGTCTGCAACAGTGGCCAGTCCTTTTCCCAGAGGCTCAACCGGAGCCAGACGTGATGCAGGTCGGCAATTTCGTACAAGGTTTCCCCCGCCATGAAGGCCTTGCCTTCCACCGCCGCCTTGCTGAGAACGTGGCCGCTGAAAGGAGCACGAATCAAAGTTTCATCCCCGATGGCGCCACGTTCCTCGATCGCGGCGATTTCTTCCGGCGCAATCTGCCACAATTCCAGGCGTTTGCGGGCGGAGGCAGCCAGACGGGCGGCAGTTTCGCGGGCCACGCTGGCGGTGGCATTGGTCTCGGTCTGGCGCAGGTTTCGCAACGCCAATAAATACTCATTTTCTGCAGCCATGAGTTCCGGGCTGAAAACGCGGAATAACGGCTGCCCCGCCCTGACTTCCTGTCCCGTGAAGTTTACGTAGATTTCCTTGACCCAACCTGCAAATCGTGGCGCCACGCGGGCGTAGCGCGTTTCATCGTGTTCCACGACAGCGGTGGCCCAGACTTCCCGAACCAGCTCCCGTTCTTCCACCACGGAGGTACGCAGGCCGATGGTCTGTCGGCGCTCCGGCGATACCTGCACCACGACCCGCCCCGCCGGCAGAGAGGGCATGGTGGCGGCCGCGGCGAACTCGGCCGCCTTTTTATCGTCGGCCAGGAGCAACTTCATGCCGCATTCAGGACAATCGCCGGGCCGATCGCTGATGGAGCCTTCGCATTTCATGGGACAGTAATACTGTCCGGCTTTGGGCAGATAAGGCTTGGCGGAGTCCCTGGTTTCGGTGGGCGTGCCTTCTTTGATGGGCACCAGTTTCATGTTGCAAATGGGGCAGTCCCCCATGCGTTCGCTGATGTAGGTGGGATGCATGGGGCAATGGTATTTTTCTCCCGAACTGCCCTGGCCATGGCGCTGGCATCCCGTGATAAGCATCAGCAACAAAGCTGCGGCAATGATCGAGTGCATGATCGTCTTCATGGGTTAAGAGATTTTGGGGATTGGGTCTCCGAGGGCCGGCCGGGCGGGCGTTGGGGCATACCTTCAGGCAGGCGACCGGCCAGCAACAAGGAAAGTTCTGCCAGTGCCAGCTCGCGCTCCACCCGGGCATTGACCTCCGCCAGGTGAAATTCGAGCAAGGTGCGTTGGGCATCAGCCAGATTGAAGTAATCAACCAGGCCGGCCCGGTAATTTTCCCGGCCAATTTCCAGAGAGAGACGGGCCTTGGGAATCAGTTGGCCGCGGAATAATTCCATCATGCGGGTGGCCTCGCGCACCGTGAAGAGACGGTCCGCCAGTTCCACAGCCAGTTGAATTTGTTCCCGCGCCAGGCGGGCCCCGGCGGCCTGCCGCCAGGCCTGAGCAGCGGCCAGCTCGGCTGCAATCTTGTCTTTCCAGATTGGCAGAGTAAGGCCGGCCTGAGGGGAGGCCACGAGAGGAGAGGCATAGGCATTGATCTCCAGACCCAGATTAAAATCCGGGATGCGGCCTTTACGTGCGAGAGCAAGCGCAGCCTCTGCCTGGCGGATTTCCGCGGCCAGGGCCAGCAACCGCGGGTGCCGTTGCTCAGCTTCACGCAACAGAGCCTCCACGGATAATTCCACCGGGGTGGTTTGAAAATGCGCGGGCATGGGCGGTGCCGCTTCCTGCTCGCGCAAGCCCAATGCAGCCTTGAATTGAGCCAGCAGAGGCTGCTGGGCATCCTCCAGATTGGCGATTTCCGCCTCCAGGCGGTGCCGCTCAATTTGGGCCCGCAGGACGTCCTGCAGAGTGACCTTGCCCACCTGATGCTGGGCCTGGGCCAGTGTCTCCGCATCCCCCACCCACCGCAACATTTCTCGCATGACGCTGATGCGGGCCTGCAAAAAGTACAACTGATAATATGCCTTGTGCACGGCAAAGGCGGCCATCAGCATCTCAGACTCGAAGGCGTAATAGCGGGCGTCACTCTCAGCGGCCGCCATGGCGGTGGCTGCGCGCAATTTACCCGGGCCGGGAAAGTCCATCATCAAGCCCGGCATCAGCGCCATAAGCGTGTCGGCGACATCACTCTGAAAAGTCAGCCGGGGATCCGGAAGCGAGCGGGCCGTGGTGATTTTTTCCACGGAAGCTTTCCACTCATAATAGGCAGCCGCGACGCTGGGATGATTCAGCACCCCATAAAGGACAAAATCGCTCAAGGGGGAATTCGTGCTTAGATGGGGCAGCGCCGGCCGGGCATCGCCGGGGCGGTACTGTTGCGCCACTGCAGTCACTGCGGCGCGAGCCGTTCGCTCGGCAGGCACGGTGCGACCCAAACAGCCGGTGAGGAACAGGGCAAGCAACAGCGCCCCTCCGTGCACTGCCCAGAGGAAACGCCCGGAGGCATGGAACCGGCCGGAAAGCCGCCTGGTCAATGCCGCCTTTTTTATGTAGTTAAATAGCTTTTCCATGCTGCTCATTCCCAAAAATTAACCACTCACGAGGGTATTGCTCCCGAAATCAAATGCCGGAAAATAAAAGCCGGCCCTGAGGGGAACTCCCTATTAGTAATTACGCATAAAAAAGCGTGCCCTCCGGGCACACCTCATGCGTAAAGAGGTTATTTCAGATGAGGAATGAGCAGTTTCGCGTGAAAATCGCCACGGACTCCAGCCGCGGCGTTGCCGGGCGCGGAGACGTAGCAACTGGAACCGGCGAAAAAAGGCCAATGGCCGCGAAGGTGGCTAAGATGGCCAGCAGGGCGGGGACGTCACGATGGGCAAAGTTGGCAGGCAGGCTGGTGAGGGGCGGTTGTGCCGTTGGGGGTGCCCCCGACTTGAAGCAACATTGACACCCTGCCCCGCATTTACAAGTACTGTCGCAGTCTGATAAATCCGCAGGCGGACAAAATGCCAGTTGGGTAGGTGCCATGGCGGCCCATAAGGCCAGGCACAACACCAGAACCATGCCCAAACGGGCAGGCATTTTGACCCGGTTAAAACGCATTCCTATTTATTTTTCTTTTTTTGTGCATCCTCGAGCTTTTTCAAGAATTTGGCCGGTTCTTTTTTGAAACCCTTTTCGCAGGCCTTACAGCAGAGCTTGATCTCCTGACCTTCGTGAACCAGCACGTAGGGCTTGCCCATGCTGCCCAGTTTCTCATCGCTCACCAGGCATGTGTCCAAGGGGTAAGGCTTGGGTTTCTGTGCCGTCGGCTCCGCGGCGAAGGCAGCGACGCTCGCCATGACAGCCAGGGCCAACAGCAGGGTTATTTTAAGCATATTGAATCCATTCTTCATACAATCTTATGTTAACGATTTAGAATACAATGTACTCTTCTCTCATATAGATACCCTCTCGGGTTGATTTGTTCAAACGATATTTGCCATTTGTTGAACGTCCAACGTCCTTTGCTTGGAAAGCTATTCGCGGGTGGACCG
This is a stretch of genomic DNA from Verrucomicrobiia bacterium. It encodes these proteins:
- a CDS encoding efflux RND transporter permease subunit, with translation MNTSGSPLAPPKDSFIERIIEWSARNKFMVFLLVGALFVGGVYCVKNTPLDAIPDLSDTQVIIYTSWEGRSPNLVEDQITYPIVTRLISAPRVKVVRGYSFFGYSFVYVVFDDGTDIYWARSRVIEYLQGLAGNMPPGVTPTLGPDASGVGWGFQYALVDRHGKHDAAELRSFQDWHLRYWLQSVEGVAEVATFGGYEKQYQVELDPARLLAYNLPLDRIVAAIRAANNDVGGRELERHGTTYLVRGRGYIQNLEDLRLVVVGVDARGNPILLRDVAANISLGPEMRRGAGDLNGEGETVGGIVVVRHGQNVLQVIERVKQRIEEIKPSLPEGADIVITYDRSDLIRRAIATLQRTLLEESLIVSLIVIVFLLDFGGAARAIVTLPLAVALAFIPMYFMGLTANIMSLAGIAISIGAICDEAVVMVENVHKKLEHAPPGLTRRQKQEIIIGACKQLGKPLFFALLIITISFLPVFTLEGQEGRLFKPLAFTKTFTMAWAAFLSLTVGPALIVLMTGAKVIPEYRHPVSRLLHRLYYPWVSALMRRRLLSITIALAAVASSIPIFKRLGSEFMPPLNEGTILYMPTTLPTISMTEAIRLMQIQDRILKQFPEVLTVHGKAGKAETATDPAPLEMFETVVQLKPQSEWRKVPQTRWYSNWAPESLKLALRKLWPEERPLKWDELIAEMDEALCLPGLVNAWTMPIKARIDMLSTGIRTPVGIKIYGPDLEVISRIGERLEAVIRDVPGTRSAYAERTAGGLYLDLIPNRIAMARYGLNVEDVWMIVETAIGGMAIDRTIEGRERYSINLRYSRELRDDPEKLKQVLVPVALPEAAAPGAGMAGPMTPATANASRPLVQVPLGELVDIQTTIGPPLIKNEDGALTGWVYVDITDRDIGGYVARARQAVREKMERVGLLPPGYRLEWTGQYEHMLRVKERLKFVVPITLMLIFILLYLNFKSVPQTLMIMLSIPFAMTGSIWMLYLMGYQLSIAVWVGIIALAGLAAQTGTVMIIYLDEAFHLYQQAGRMQTQHDLFEAITYGAVQRVRPKLMTVAMITLGLVPALWATGAGAEAIQRIAAPMVGGLITSTILTLEIVPAIYSLWRVRQVTWVKGPPPPRKSWQELSAQFTELERKLHGSGA
- a CDS encoding efflux RND transporter periplasmic adaptor subunit; the encoded protein is MKTIMHSIIAAALLLMLITGCQRHGQGSSGEKYHCPMHPTYISERMGDCPICNMKLVPIKEGTPTETRDSAKPYLPKAGQYYCPMKCEGSISDRPGDCPECGMKLLLADDKKAAEFAAAATMPSLPAGRVVVQVSPERRQTIGLRTSVVEERELVREVWATAVVEHDETRYARVAPRFAGWVKEIYVNFTGQEVRAGQPLFRVFSPELMAAENEYLLALRNLRQTETNATASVARETAARLAASARKRLELWQIAPEEIAAIEERGAIGDETLIRAPFSGHVLSKAAVEGKAFMAGETLYEIADLHHVWLRLSLWEKDWPLLQTGLVVRLNFPAFPGRVFTNTITFLYPHIDPQTRRGEARLEMENPQHRLRPGMWAQAQVVIPLGRRLTAPAGAVLDTGLRHVVFVDQEDGHLEPREVKVGLRTDDYWEILEGLRPGERVVTRALFLIDSESQLKAAIAGMMAEAAPVMPATNTAKGHAH
- a CDS encoding TolC family protein, with the protein product MSSMEKLFNYIKKAALTRRLSGRFHASGRFLWAVHGGALLLALFLTGCLGRTVPAERTARAAVTAVAQQYRPGDARPALPHLSTNSPLSDFVLYGVLNHPSVAAAYYEWKASVEKITTARSLPDPRLTFQSDVADTLMALMPGLMMDFPGPGKLRAATAMAAAESDARYYAFESEMLMAAFAVHKAYYQLYFLQARISVMREMLRWVGDAETLAQAQHQVGKVTLQDVLRAQIERHRLEAEIANLEDAQQPLLAQFKAALGLREQEAAPPMPAHFQTTPVELSVEALLREAEQRHPRLLALAAEIRQAEAALALARKGRIPDFNLGLEINAYASPLVASPQAGLTLPIWKDKIAAELAAAQAWRQAAGARLAREQIQLAVELADRLFTVREATRMMELFRGQLIPKARLSLEIGRENYRAGLVDYFNLADAQRTLLEFHLAEVNARVERELALAELSLLLAGRLPEGMPQRPPGRPSETQSPKSLNP